Genomic DNA from Acidimicrobiales bacterium:
CATCGAGCATGTGGAGCACGTACGCCGCTCGGGTGTGCTCGACGAATCGCCCGCCGACCTCGCCGACCCGCTGGTCGAGGACCTCGTCGGTGGCCAACCGAAGATGTGCGTCCCAGCGATCGTGCGCCCGATCGAGCAGGGCCAGGGCCTCATCAGCCGACGCCGGTGGCGCTCCGTTCGGGTCATCGAGCCCGATGGGATCTCCCTGCGGCGGGACCCCGAGCCATTGCGGCGCTCGGTCTTCGCCGTAGAGGTCGATCAGGTGCCAGAGGCGCCAGGCCATCGTCGTGAATGGCGCCGGTTCGAGACCGCCCTCGGTCTCGTCGGCGTGCCAGCTGCCGTCGTCGTGCTGACGAACACTCAGACAGCCGACAACCGGCTCCCAGAAATACTCCGGGTCGGTCAATCCTACGAGCCGAGCCCGCAGGCGCCGCCACGCTTCGTCGGACAGCTCGGCGAATTCTCGCTGCAACAGCACCGCTCCAGGCTACTTCGACGCTATGCGGTCGTGAAGCCGTAGGACGCCAGCAGCGACTGCCCCTCCGGGGAGAGCACGAAGGCAATGAAGGCAGCGGCGCCTTCAGGATTCGGTGCGCCGACCAGCGGCGCGATCGGATAGCCGGCGATGACATTGTGCTCCGCCGGAATGTCGACGCCCTCGACCGCACCAGCCGAGGCAATCACATCGGTTCGATACACCACACCGGCATCGAGCTCACCGGCCTCGATCTTGGCGAGCAGGGCCCGCACATCGGGTTCATAGGTGTCGACCGACGGTTCGAAGCCGGCGGACGCCAACGCCTCGAGGGCGAAGTCACCGCAAGGCACGCCCTCGGCACACAGGCCGAGCAGGAGCTCGGGGCGGGCGAAGTCGTCCAGGGAGCGCACACCGGCCGGGTTCCCCTCCGGCACCGCGATCTGCAACTCGTTGTGGGCGAAGACCTCCGGTCGTCCATCGACCTCGCCCGCGTCGACCACGGCCTGCATCGTGGACTCGTTGGCCGACGCAAAGACGTCGGCGGGAGCGCCACCGAGGATCTGCTCCCGCAGTGCAGAGCTACCGGCAATACTGAGCCGCACGTCAACTCCCGGATGCGCCGACTCGAAGGTCGTCTCGATCTCGGCGAAGGCGTCGGTCAAGGATGCAGCAGCGAAGACGAGCACGGTGCCACCGGCATCGGTGCCATCTGGCTTCGATCCGGACGATCCCGTCGAGGACGGGCTCCCGCTGCACGCTGCCATTCCCGATGCTGCGGCCAGGGCGATCACGACGACGACCGCCCGCTTCCACATGCTCGACCCCTTTCGCACGCCACTCGACCTGGACGGCCGAGCCTACGCATCGCGGTGCCGCAATCAGCGGCTGCTCAAACGCCCCTTCGCCTGCAGCACGCCGATGACTTGGTGGGTCAAGGCTTCGTAGTCATCGGCCAGATTGCCGGCAGGTACCGAGCTGGCGTGATCGGCGGCGTACTCATGGGCAAGGCGACCGGTGGCCCGCATCTCGAACGCAGCGCGCTCGGAGCGCCGGATCGCGGGAAGGATCCGCAGGTTCTCACCGCCAAAGCCGTGACGGATGGCCTGTGCGACCTCGGCGGCGAGTGCTGTGGCGCCACGAGAAACATCGAAGATGGTGACCCCGAGGAGCTCGAGTCCGGGATTGGCCTGACGGACCTCGCGGAACTTGTCGCCGATCATCTCCAGGCCGTGCAGGGAGGCGTGGTCAGCCCGAATGGGAACGATGAGCTCATCGGCGGTGAGCAACGCTGCGTCGATCAGCGGGCCGAGCGACGGCGGGCAATCGAGCAGCACCACGTCGTACCGATCGGCAACCCGACCGAGCGCTGCCTCGAGCGGATTGGCCGTCTGCGGGATCAGGGCGCCGACGGATTGGGCCAGCCGTGGTCCGCCACACCACACGTCGAGGCCAGGGCGAACGTCGGTCAGGGTCATCGGGTCCGAGGTGCCGTGCAGCACACCGAGGAGGTGACGGCCACGATCGGTGCGGTCGAGATAGCCGAGATCGTGGGCCAGGTTGCCTTGAGGATCGAGGTCGATCGCCAGGACGCGGAGTCCCTCCACTGCGAGTCGACCGCAGACGTTGGCCACGATGCTGGTCTTGCCGACACCACCCTTCGCGTTCGCGACAGCAACCGTGATCGGGCGGATCACGGGGGCGTCAGATTGAGCGTCGAACTCATCAGCAGGGTGGGCGAATGACATCAGCAACCCTTGTCTATCGGCCCGAACTCCCTTCAATGAAGTAGATGGGACAGTTCACTCAATCGTTGCCTCACGTCGAAGGGGACACGACCTTCCGGAGCCACGGGACGGCGTTGGTCGACCACAGGGCAAGGGCGACCAGTACGGGTTGAAAGAACAGCCGCAGGAACCGCTTTGTATCGGTATCCAGCCCGAACGCGTCGACGCCTTCGCGCCATTGTGCAATGTTGCCGGGGAAGATCCCGATGAAGAAGGCGGCAGCGGCGGCACCGACCACCGGCCGATACCGGCGAGGGGCTGCAACCAAGGCCGACCCGAGGGCGATCTCGAGCACACCCGAGGCGACGACCACCAGGTCCTCATCGACCGGGAACCAGGACGGAACCTGGGCCTGGAACTCGTCGCGGGCGAACGTGAGGTGACTGAGACCGGCCATGGCCAGTGCCCCGCCGAGTCCGAGCCGGCCGAGCGTGCGGGCCGGACCGGACTGGGTGAAGGGAAACGATGCCAAGGAAACCATGCACTGAGCCTTGCCGAGGTCGCGAGACGGTGACGGATCGGAGCGTGACCAGAAGCGCTGCTCACCCTTCCTCCTATCGAGTCCCCTCTCATCCCATGTCTTGCACAGCTGACATCGTAGATGTAACAATGCGGGACGTGACCGACCTGCAGTCTGCGCCAACGCCCTCTCACGACGAGATCGTCGCCAAGATCACCGGCGGCATGGTGCCCCCCGTCGAGCCCTTCACCGGCAGCGAGCGGCTCCGTCCCGACGGGCGCCCCAAACCCGAGCTGCGCTCCGAGCTCCGCCAGATCGCCGATCTTCGCAACGCAGTCAGCATCATCGGCGCCTTCGGCGCACCGGTGGCGTTGGTGGCGCTGGTCGCCGCCATCGGTTCGTGGTGGGCGGTCGTGCCGGCCATCGTGGTCATGGCGTCGCTGCAGAACCGGATCGCCATCCTCCACCACGAAGGGGCACACCGCCTCCTGTTCTCGAACCGCCGCATCAACGACCTGATCGGGGTCAACCTCTGCGGGTGGGCCGTGTTCGGCAACGGGACGCATTCCTATCGTCGAGGCCACGGCAACCACCACCGAGACGAGTTCGGCCCGAAGGAACCCGACCTGGTGCTCTACGCCTTCTACCCGATCAGCCGGGAGTCGATGCTGCGGAAGCTGCGGCGGGACGCGACCGGTGTGTCGGCCTACCGTCGCCACCGGGGCGACATCACCGGCATCTTCAAGCCGGGCCGTCGGGTCAAGTCCGCTCGTTTCCTCGCCGGCGTCGCCGTCATCTTCGCCGCCTTCGCCCTTGCGGGCGTCCCCTGGCTGTGGGTCTGGTTGTGGCTGGTGCCCTACGTGTTCGTGGTGCAGGTCCTCAACCGGTTGCGGTCGGTCGCCGAGCACGGCGGACTGACCCGTTCGGCCGACCGGCGACTCACCACTCACCATGTCCGCCAGAGCCTGATCGCCCGCTTCATGTTCGTGCCGATCGGGGTGGGCTACCACCTCGCCCATCACGTCGATTCCGGCATCCCGTTCCGGAACCTGCCCCGGTTCCAGCGGATCCTCGAAGAGGACGGCTACATCACGTCCGACCTCACCTGGCCGACCTACCGAGCACTCTGGAAGGCTCAAGCGGCAGGTTGAGCACGTTAGGGTGACGCCCTTGCCGAAGCATCGCCACGATCGGCGACGTCACCCCCGGAGGGCCAATGAATCAGCGCTCGCTGGAGCCACGCGACCAGCGGGCACTGCTCGCGACGGCAGGCCAGTTCTTCGTGAACGGGGCCATGACGGCGTCATTCTTGGCGCGAGCGCCGCAGATCCGCGATCGGATCGACGTCACCGTCGCCGGCTTCGGACTGCTGCTGACGACCGTCGGTGTCCTGGGGCTCGTCGGTAGTCTCGTCGCCGGCCGGGTCATCGACCGAGCCTCGACCCGGCGTGTGCTCCAGGTCGGGGCTGTCGTCATGGTGCTCAGCCTCCCGGTGATCGGCGCAGCGCGGCACCCGGCAGTGTTCCTGGCCGGCATGTTCGCCTATGCCTTCATCGACGTGATGGTCGACATCTCGATGAACCTCCAGGGTTCGTGGATCAGCGCCCGCCGCCACACGCCCGTGATGAACCGGCTCCATGGCCTGTGGAGTCTCGGCATGTTCGCCGGCGGACTCGGTGCCGTCGCTGCGAACGCCGCCGGCCTCGACCCCTTCGCCCACCTCCTCATCGTTGCCGTGGTCATGGCCGGTGTGCTGAGCGTCGTCACACAGAACCTGTTGCCCACCGACGAGGAAGGCCACGCCGACGCCGAACCGGCACCGGCGACACCGTCGACCACACCGCGGCGCGCTCCCGTCGTGCTGCTGGTGGTGGCCGGCATGTTTGCGGTCGTGGCCGAGGTCACCGGCGGCGACTGGGCAACGTTCCGGATGACCGACGACTTCGGGGCGGCGGCCGCGGTTGGCAGCTTCGCTTTCGTGGCCTACACCGTCGGCATGACGCTCATGCGGTTCGTCGGCGACTGGCTTCAGCTCCGACTCGGCCGGGAAGGCCTGCACCGGCTGAGCCTCACCCTCGCCACCGCCGGGTTCATCGTGGCGGCGCTCATCCCCCAGCGCGCCATTTCGATCATCGGTTTCGTGCTGGTCGGGGTCGGGGTGGCGACCTTCATGCCCAAGCTCTACGACGACGCCGCTCGCCTCCCCGGTCGGCGGGGAGCCGGGCTCGGTGCCATGACCGCCGGCATGCGACTCGCCTACCTTGCCGCGCCCGTCGCCGTGGGGTGGCTCGCAGGCACGAGCCGTCTGGGTGTCGGCGACGCCATCGCCATCGCCACCCTCCCGGCCATGGCCGCACTCGCCTTCGCCACCGAAGCCAACCGGCGCGTGTTGGGTGGCTACCCTCGGCGATCATGACGGCACGCGACGGATCGGCAGCGAAGCCCACATCGCCTGCATCACCCAAACCGGCCCGCCGTACCGATCCCCGCATCGCGCAGACCCAGCGCCTGGTGAAGGACGCGACCCTCGATCTCATCGCCGAAGTGGGGTTCGAGGGCACCACCATCGAGCTGATCGCCGAGCGGAGCGGCGTGTCGCGCACGACCATCTACCGACATTGGCCCGATCCGTCCGTGCTGCTCCTCGACGCCTTCACGCCGACGGCCGAGCAGGAGCCACCGCCGCTGACGGGCGAGTTCGAAGTCGACCTCGACCACTACCTCGCCCACGTGTGCGAGCGGCTCAACGACGACCGGTTTGCGGCCGCGCTGGCGGCC
This window encodes:
- a CDS encoding DinB family protein, producing MLLQREFAELSDEAWRRLRARLVGLTDPEYFWEPVVGCLSVRQHDDGSWHADETEGGLEPAPFTTMAWRLWHLIDLYGEDRAPQWLGVPPQGDPIGLDDPNGAPPASADEALALLDRAHDRWDAHLRLATDEVLDQRVGEVGGRFVEHTRAAYVLHMLDEFIHHGAEVALLRDLWRAQTRTPPAG
- the modA gene encoding molybdate ABC transporter substrate-binding protein, encoding MWKRAVVVVIALAAASGMAACSGSPSSTGSSGSKPDGTDAGGTVLVFAAASLTDAFAEIETTFESAHPGVDVRLSIAGSSALREQILGGAPADVFASANESTMQAVVDAGEVDGRPEVFAHNELQIAVPEGNPAGVRSLDDFARPELLLGLCAEGVPCGDFALEALASAGFEPSVDTYEPDVRALLAKIEAGELDAGVVYRTDVIASAGAVEGVDIPAEHNVIAGYPIAPLVGAPNPEGAAAFIAFVLSPEGQSLLASYGFTTA
- a CDS encoding ParA family protein, with product MSFAHPADEFDAQSDAPVIRPITVAVANAKGGVGKTSIVANVCGRLAVEGLRVLAIDLDPQGNLAHDLGYLDRTDRGRHLLGVLHGTSDPMTLTDVRPGLDVWCGGPRLAQSVGALIPQTANPLEAALGRVADRYDVVLLDCPPSLGPLIDAALLTADELIVPIRADHASLHGLEMIGDKFREVRQANPGLELLGVTIFDVSRGATALAAEVAQAIRHGFGGENLRILPAIRRSERAAFEMRATGRLAHEYAADHASSVPAGNLADDYEALTHQVIGVLQAKGRLSSR
- a CDS encoding fatty acid desaturase — translated: MTDLQSAPTPSHDEIVAKITGGMVPPVEPFTGSERLRPDGRPKPELRSELRQIADLRNAVSIIGAFGAPVALVALVAAIGSWWAVVPAIVVMASLQNRIAILHHEGAHRLLFSNRRINDLIGVNLCGWAVFGNGTHSYRRGHGNHHRDEFGPKEPDLVLYAFYPISRESMLRKLRRDATGVSAYRRHRGDITGIFKPGRRVKSARFLAGVAVIFAAFALAGVPWLWVWLWLVPYVFVVQVLNRLRSVAEHGGLTRSADRRLTTHHVRQSLIARFMFVPIGVGYHLAHHVDSGIPFRNLPRFQRILEEDGYITSDLTWPTYRALWKAQAAG
- a CDS encoding MFS transporter, which translates into the protein MNQRSLEPRDQRALLATAGQFFVNGAMTASFLARAPQIRDRIDVTVAGFGLLLTTVGVLGLVGSLVAGRVIDRASTRRVLQVGAVVMVLSLPVIGAARHPAVFLAGMFAYAFIDVMVDISMNLQGSWISARRHTPVMNRLHGLWSLGMFAGGLGAVAANAAGLDPFAHLLIVAVVMAGVLSVVTQNLLPTDEEGHADAEPAPATPSTTPRRAPVVLLVVAGMFAVVAEVTGGDWATFRMTDDFGAAAAVGSFAFVAYTVGMTLMRFVGDWLQLRLGREGLHRLSLTLATAGFIVAALIPQRAISIIGFVLVGVGVATFMPKLYDDAARLPGRRGAGLGAMTAGMRLAYLAAPVAVGWLAGTSRLGVGDAIAIATLPAMAALAFATEANRRVLGGYPRRS
- a CDS encoding TetR/AcrR family transcriptional regulator, translated to MTARDGSAAKPTSPASPKPARRTDPRIAQTQRLVKDATLDLIAEVGFEGTTIELIAERSGVSRTTIYRHWPDPSVLLLDAFTPTAEQEPPPLTGEFEVDLDHYLAHVCERLNDDRFAAALAAQVDKARRDPQYRAAHLDYSVTRNERGVSIFRAGIANGTLRHDLDPERETDLILGYLVFQRLMKYRRLDAAIVDALRNDILARCRRRPGDG